A DNA window from Bradyrhizobium sp. CCBAU 53421 contains the following coding sequences:
- a CDS encoding class I SAM-dependent methyltransferase, which yields MTLNPTAKNYRVAVAAYEAGRPSYPAEIIAALPLKTARCVVDLGAGTGKFTRLLLPHLSETARLVAIEPVAEMSAKLANEAGIEVINTRADATGLETGSVDLVTCAQAFHWFDNEPSVAEIARLLHPGGTLALAWNNRDDRAPWVDALSAMIEKYAGDTPRQRSGHWRWILNDPRFVLEKEIVREHPHRMPRQGVYERVVSTSYVANLPDAAKADIRDKTDAILRDAGLGDADEVVFPYVTQLFLLKRT from the coding sequence ATGACACTGAATCCTACGGCCAAGAATTATCGTGTCGCGGTCGCCGCCTATGAGGCTGGCCGGCCCAGCTATCCGGCGGAGATCATCGCCGCGCTGCCGCTCAAGACCGCACGCTGCGTCGTCGATCTTGGCGCCGGAACCGGCAAGTTCACCCGCCTGCTGCTGCCGCATCTGTCCGAGACGGCGCGCCTGGTCGCGATCGAGCCGGTCGCCGAGATGTCGGCAAAACTCGCGAACGAAGCCGGGATCGAGGTCATCAACACCCGCGCCGACGCGACCGGCCTCGAGACCGGCAGCGTCGATCTCGTGACCTGCGCGCAGGCGTTCCACTGGTTCGACAACGAGCCGTCGGTCGCCGAGATCGCGCGCCTGCTGCATCCCGGCGGTACGCTGGCGCTGGCCTGGAACAACAGGGACGACCGCGCGCCGTGGGTCGATGCGTTGTCGGCGATGATTGAGAAATACGCGGGAGACACACCCCGGCAACGCTCCGGGCACTGGCGCTGGATCTTGAACGACCCTCGCTTCGTGCTCGAGAAGGAAATCGTGCGGGAGCATCCGCATCGGATGCCAAGGCAAGGCGTCTATGAACGCGTGGTGTCGACGAGCTATGTCGCCAATCTTCCCGATGCGGCGAAGGCGGATATTCGCGACAAGACCGACGCCATCCTTCGTGACGCCGGTCTCGGTGATGCCGACGAGGTGGTGTTTCCTTATGTCACGCAGCTCTTTCTGCTGAAGCGGACGTAG